From Streptomyces sp. TLI_235, a single genomic window includes:
- a CDS encoding 16S rRNA processing protein RimM translates to MQLVVGRIGRAHGIRGDVSVEVRTDEPELRLGPGAVLLTDPASTGPLTIESGRVHSGRLLLRFAGVKDRNAAEALRGTMLIAEVDPEETPEDPDEYYDHQLIGLDVVLADGTVVGELSEVLHLPYQDLLTVTRPDGTEVLVPFVEQIVPTIDLENQRAVITPPAGLIEPLAPEAGDAGGVGGVGAETEVGNGGDGSARDGDAGDGSAGGTGRE, encoded by the coding sequence GTGCAGCTCGTCGTCGGCCGGATCGGCCGTGCCCACGGCATCAGGGGCGACGTCAGTGTCGAAGTCCGCACCGACGAACCCGAACTCCGGCTCGGGCCGGGCGCCGTCCTTCTCACCGACCCCGCCTCCACCGGCCCGCTGACCATCGAGTCCGGCCGGGTTCACAGCGGCCGGCTGCTGCTCCGCTTCGCCGGCGTCAAGGACCGCAACGCCGCCGAGGCGCTGCGCGGCACCATGCTGATCGCCGAGGTCGACCCGGAGGAGACCCCCGAGGACCCGGACGAGTACTACGACCACCAGCTGATCGGCCTGGACGTGGTGCTGGCCGACGGCACCGTCGTGGGCGAGCTCTCCGAGGTCCTCCACCTGCCCTACCAGGACCTGCTGACCGTCACCAGGCCGGACGGCACCGAGGTGCTGGTGCCCTTCGTCGAGCAGATCGTCCCCACCATCGACCTGGAGAACCAGCGCGCCGTCATCACGCCGCCGGCCGGGCTGATCGAGCCGCTGGCGCCGGAGGCAGGTGATGCCGGTGGTGTCGGTGGTGTCGGTGCTGAGACGGAGGTCGGGAACGGCGGCGACGGCTCCGCGCGTGACGGCGACGCCGGCGACGGCTCTGCGGGCGGTACCGGGCGTGAGTGA
- a CDS encoding RNA-binding protein with KH domain, giving the protein MIEEALDHLVKGIVEHPDEVQVRSRNLRRGNTIEVRVHPDDLGKVIGRGGRTARALRTVVGALGGRNVRVDLVDVDSIR; this is encoded by the coding sequence ATGATCGAGGAAGCCCTGGACCACCTGGTGAAGGGCATCGTCGAGCACCCCGACGAGGTGCAGGTGCGCTCGCGCAACCTGCGCCGGGGCAACACCATCGAGGTCCGGGTGCACCCCGACGACCTCGGCAAGGTGATCGGCCGCGGGGGTCGTACGGCCCGCGCACTGCGTACCGTGGTGGGTGCGCTCGGCGGCCGGAACGTCCGGGTCGACCTCGTCGACGTGGACAGCATCCGCTGA
- a CDS encoding small subunit ribosomal protein S16 — MAVKIKLKRLGKIRSPHYRIVVADSRTKRDGRAIEEIGIYQPTYNPSKIEVDGDRAQYWLSVGAQPTEPVLAILKLTGDWQKFKGLPAPEPLKVAEPKVEDFSHLFAKAVAGFEDSTTGVAITPKAKKADKAEADAEAASTEA, encoded by the coding sequence GTGGCAGTCAAGATCAAGCTGAAGCGTCTCGGCAAGATTCGCTCCCCGCACTACCGCATCGTCGTCGCCGACTCCCGCACCAAGCGTGACGGCCGCGCGATCGAGGAGATCGGCATCTACCAGCCGACCTACAACCCCTCGAAGATCGAGGTCGACGGCGACCGCGCCCAGTACTGGCTGTCCGTCGGCGCCCAGCCGACCGAGCCGGTCCTCGCCATCCTGAAGCTCACCGGTGACTGGCAGAAGTTCAAGGGCCTGCCGGCGCCGGAGCCGCTGAAGGTCGCCGAGCCCAAGGTCGAGGACTTCTCGCACCTGTTCGCCAAGGCCGTCGCGGGCTTCGAGGACAGCACCACCGGTGTTGCCATCACCCCGAAGGCGAAGAAGGCGGACAAGGCCGAGGCTGACGCCGAGGCCGCCTCCACCGAGGCCTGA
- a CDS encoding prolyl-tRNA synthetase, with protein sequence MAKTPVLTPQSEDFPRWYQDLINKAELADNGPVRGTMVIRPYGYSLWERMQQEMDARIKKAGAQNAYFPMFIPQSYLTKEAEHVEGFAPELAVVTHGGGKELEEPVVVRPTSETIINEYFSKWVQSHRDLPLLINQWANVVRWELRPRVFLRTTEFLWQEGHTAHATYEDARAYASRIHTEVYGDFMTNVLGIDVVLGRKTARERFAGAINTLTLEGMMGDGKALQMGTSHELGQNFAKAFNTTYQLQGAEREHVWQTSWGVSTRMVGGLIMSHGDDSGLRVPPRLAAVQAVVLAIKGDDAVLAKVREIGAALEAVGVRVVVDDRTDTPFGRRAVDWELKGVPLRIEVGPRDLENGTAMLVRRIAGGKEPVSVDGLAAIVPGILEEDQALLLRQSRERREARTVDVASIEEAVEAAATGWGRISWADLGPEGEAKLAEQGVSVRCIVAADGSVPEADDQAGNIAIVARAY encoded by the coding sequence ATGGCCAAGACACCCGTACTCACCCCCCAGTCGGAAGACTTCCCCCGCTGGTACCAGGACCTGATCAACAAGGCCGAGCTGGCCGACAACGGTCCGGTGCGCGGCACCATGGTCATCCGACCGTACGGGTACAGCCTGTGGGAGCGGATGCAGCAGGAGATGGACGCCCGCATCAAGAAGGCCGGCGCACAGAACGCCTACTTCCCGATGTTCATCCCGCAGTCCTACCTGACCAAGGAGGCGGAGCACGTCGAGGGCTTCGCCCCTGAGCTCGCGGTGGTGACCCACGGCGGCGGCAAGGAGCTGGAGGAGCCGGTCGTCGTCCGTCCCACCTCCGAGACGATCATCAACGAGTACTTCTCCAAGTGGGTCCAGAGCCACCGCGACCTGCCGCTGCTGATCAACCAGTGGGCCAACGTCGTCCGCTGGGAGCTCCGCCCGCGCGTCTTCCTGCGCACCACCGAGTTCCTCTGGCAGGAGGGCCACACCGCCCACGCCACCTACGAGGACGCCCGCGCCTACGCCTCGCGCATCCACACCGAGGTGTACGGCGACTTCATGACCAACGTGCTCGGCATCGACGTGGTGCTCGGCCGCAAGACCGCCCGCGAGCGCTTCGCCGGCGCCATCAACACCCTCACCCTCGAAGGCATGATGGGCGACGGCAAGGCCCTGCAGATGGGCACCAGCCACGAGCTCGGCCAGAACTTCGCCAAGGCGTTCAACACCACGTACCAGCTGCAGGGTGCCGAGCGCGAGCACGTCTGGCAGACCTCCTGGGGCGTCTCCACCCGCATGGTCGGCGGCCTGATCATGTCCCACGGCGACGACAGCGGCCTGCGGGTGCCGCCGCGCCTCGCCGCCGTCCAGGCCGTCGTGCTGGCGATCAAGGGCGATGACGCGGTGCTCGCCAAGGTCCGCGAGATCGGCGCCGCCCTGGAGGCCGTCGGTGTCCGCGTCGTGGTCGACGACCGCACCGACACCCCGTTCGGCCGCCGCGCCGTCGACTGGGAGCTCAAGGGCGTCCCGCTGCGCATCGAGGTCGGCCCGCGCGACCTGGAGAACGGCACCGCGATGCTGGTCCGCCGGATCGCCGGCGGCAAGGAGCCGGTCTCGGTGGACGGCCTGGCCGCGATCGTGCCCGGCATCCTGGAGGAGGACCAGGCGCTGCTGCTCCGCCAGTCCCGCGAGCGCCGCGAGGCCCGGACGGTCGACGTCGCGAGCATCGAGGAGGCCGTCGAGGCCGCGGCCACCGGCTGGGGCCGGATCTCCTGGGCCGACCTCGGCCCGGAGGGCGAGGCCAAGCTGGCCGAGCAGGGCGTCTCGGTGCGCTGCATCGTCGCCGCCGACGGCTCCGTGCCGGAGGCCGACGACCAGGCCGGGAACATCGCCATCGTCGCCCGCGCCTACTGA
- a CDS encoding methyltransferase family protein, with amino-acid sequence MASAQVTATTAQRPHAGGGAGSHGRARDWAEIQERMLVPLYQAVYRRLEVGPATSLLGLGCRSGLALLLAADRGAQVAGLEPEAELRELAEGRRLRVAGVGGIDRSGQPVPRSAYSLVTVFEELAYVADPAVLVLEAATLTLQGGHVVLAGWGPPERCESASVLEVARRRSARVPARDPFALSAPGALEELCAGVGLRPAGSGRVSCPFAYPDLDSAVRGMLSTGLYGGAIEEWGPALVTKELEEALHPFVQADASVRMANVFRYVVAEQPR; translated from the coding sequence ATGGCTTCAGCGCAGGTGACCGCCACGACCGCGCAGCGCCCGCACGCGGGCGGCGGAGCGGGGTCGCACGGTCGGGCGCGTGACTGGGCGGAGATCCAGGAGCGGATGCTGGTGCCGCTCTACCAGGCGGTATACCGGCGGTTGGAGGTCGGGCCGGCGACCAGCCTGCTCGGTCTCGGCTGCCGCTCGGGGCTCGCCCTGCTGCTCGCCGCGGACCGCGGCGCGCAGGTCGCCGGACTGGAGCCGGAGGCGGAGCTGCGCGAACTCGCGGAGGGCCGGCGGCTGCGGGTGGCGGGTGTCGGCGGCATCGACCGGTCGGGCCAACCCGTCCCCCGCTCGGCGTATTCGCTGGTCACTGTTTTCGAGGAGCTCGCCTACGTGGCGGATCCCGCCGTCCTGGTGCTGGAGGCGGCGACGCTCACCCTGCAGGGCGGGCACGTGGTGCTGGCCGGCTGGGGGCCGCCGGAGCGGTGCGAGAGCGCGAGCGTGCTGGAGGTGGCCCGGCGCCGCTCGGCCCGGGTCCCCGCCCGCGACCCGTTCGCGCTGAGCGCCCCCGGCGCACTGGAGGAGCTGTGCGCCGGCGTGGGGCTCCGGCCCGCCGGCAGCGGCCGGGTCAGCTGCCCCTTCGCCTACCCGGACCTCGACAGCGCCGTCCGCGGCATGCTCTCGACCGGCCTGTACGGGGGCGCGATCGAGGAGTGGGGGCCGGCGCTGGTGACCAAGGAGCTGGAGGAGGCGCTGCACCCCTTCGTTCAGGCGGACGCCTCGGTGCGGATGGCCAACGTGTTCCGGTACGTGGTGGCCGAGCAGCCGCGCTGA
- a CDS encoding ribosomal-protein-alanine N-acetyltransferase, giving the protein MADDGGVRVRIREPRPDDVAPYAEAVRRSADHIGRWNPVEPDGLAELLDRQGPGLRTFLIEDVASGGLVGKCNVANIVMGRFCNGALGYDSYLPYAGTGRMTEGMRLVVDRCFAPGERGGLGLHRLEINVQPDNVRSVALAERLGFRHEGFTPRMLFLSGAWRDHERYALTAEEWTPLDR; this is encoded by the coding sequence ATGGCCGATGATGGTGGTGTGCGAGTGAGGATCAGGGAACCCCGACCGGACGACGTGGCCCCGTACGCCGAGGCGGTGCGGCGCTCGGCCGACCACATAGGGCGCTGGAACCCGGTGGAGCCGGACGGCCTCGCCGAGCTGCTGGACCGTCAGGGCCCCGGCCTGCGCACCTTCCTGATCGAGGACGTCGCCAGCGGCGGGCTCGTCGGCAAGTGCAACGTGGCCAACATCGTGATGGGCCGCTTCTGCAACGGCGCCCTCGGCTACGACTCCTACCTGCCCTACGCGGGCACCGGGCGGATGACCGAGGGCATGCGGCTGGTGGTCGACCGCTGCTTCGCCCCGGGCGAGCGCGGCGGGCTCGGCCTGCACCGGCTGGAGATCAATGTGCAGCCCGACAACGTCCGCTCCGTCGCCCTGGCCGAGCGGCTCGGCTTCCGGCACGAGGGCTTCACCCCGCGGATGCTGTTCCTCTCCGGCGCCTGGCGCGACCACGAGCGGTACGCGCTGACCGCCGAGGAGTGGACCCCGCTCGACCGCTGA
- a CDS encoding signal recognition particle subunit FFH/SRP54 (srp54), whose product MFDTLSDRLAATFKNLRGKGRLSEADIDATAREIRIALLEADVALPVVRAFIKQVKDRALGAEVSGALNPAQQIIKIVNEELISILGGETRRLRYAKTGPTVIMLAGLQGAGKTTLAGKLGHWLKSQKHTPLLVACDLQRPNAVNQLGVVAERAGVAFYGPEPGNGVGDPVKVARDSIEYAKQKQYDVVIVDTAGRLGIDAEMMQQAADIRAAVQPDEVLFVVDAMVGQDAVTTAQAFLEGVDFTGVVLSKLDGDARGGAALSVAHVTGRQIMFASNGEKVDDFDAFHPDRMASRILGMGDMLSLIEKAEQTFSQAEAEKMASKLQGGGKDFTLDDFLSQLEQVQKMGSISKLLGMLPGMGQIRDQINNIDDKDVNRVGAIIKSMTPAERTDPKMINGSRRLRIAKGSGVQVGEVNNLVERFFEARKMMSAMASGKGIPGMPGIPGMGGGGKKSAKKAPAAKGKRKSGNPLKRAQEEAAAAERRALGAGGQGPQQAAPGGAFGLGAGKGPADFELPKEFKDLL is encoded by the coding sequence GTGTTCGACACTCTCTCCGACCGCCTCGCAGCGACGTTCAAGAACCTCCGGGGCAAGGGCCGCCTCAGCGAGGCGGACATCGACGCCACCGCCCGCGAGATCCGGATCGCGCTGCTGGAGGCGGATGTCGCGCTGCCGGTGGTGCGGGCCTTCATCAAGCAGGTCAAGGACCGCGCCCTCGGCGCGGAGGTTTCCGGCGCGCTGAACCCGGCGCAGCAGATCATCAAGATCGTCAACGAGGAGCTCATCAGCATCCTCGGTGGCGAGACCCGCCGCCTGCGGTACGCCAAGACCGGCCCGACCGTGATCATGCTGGCCGGTCTGCAGGGTGCCGGTAAGACCACCCTCGCCGGAAAGCTCGGCCACTGGCTCAAGAGCCAGAAGCACACCCCCCTGCTGGTCGCCTGCGACCTCCAGCGCCCCAACGCGGTCAACCAGCTCGGCGTCGTCGCCGAGCGGGCCGGCGTGGCCTTCTACGGCCCCGAGCCGGGCAACGGCGTCGGCGACCCGGTCAAGGTCGCCCGCGACTCGATCGAGTACGCCAAGCAGAAGCAGTACGACGTCGTCATCGTCGACACCGCCGGCCGCCTCGGCATCGACGCCGAGATGATGCAGCAGGCCGCCGACATCCGGGCCGCCGTCCAGCCCGACGAGGTCCTGTTCGTCGTCGACGCGATGGTCGGCCAGGACGCGGTCACCACCGCGCAGGCCTTCCTGGAGGGCGTCGACTTCACCGGCGTCGTGCTCTCCAAGCTCGACGGCGACGCCCGCGGCGGCGCCGCCCTCTCGGTCGCCCACGTGACCGGCCGCCAGATCATGTTCGCCTCCAACGGCGAGAAGGTCGACGACTTCGACGCCTTCCACCCGGACCGGATGGCCTCGCGCATCCTCGGCATGGGCGACATGCTGTCGCTCATCGAGAAGGCCGAGCAGACCTTCTCGCAGGCCGAGGCCGAGAAGATGGCCTCCAAGCTCCAGGGCGGCGGCAAGGACTTCACGCTCGACGACTTCCTGTCGCAGCTGGAGCAGGTCCAGAAGATGGGCTCGATCTCCAAGCTGCTCGGCATGCTGCCCGGCATGGGTCAGATCCGCGACCAGATCAACAACATCGACGACAAGGACGTCAACCGCGTCGGCGCGATCATCAAGTCGATGACCCCCGCCGAGCGCACCGACCCGAAGATGATCAACGGCTCGCGCCGGCTGCGCATCGCCAAGGGCTCGGGCGTCCAGGTCGGCGAGGTCAACAACCTCGTCGAGCGGTTCTTCGAGGCCCGCAAGATGATGTCCGCCATGGCCTCCGGCAAGGGCATCCCCGGCATGCCGGGCATCCCCGGCATGGGCGGCGGCGGCAAGAAGTCCGCCAAGAAGGCCCCGGCCGCCAAGGGCAAGCGCAAGTCCGGCAACCCGCTGAAGCGGGCCCAGGAGGAGGCGGCCGCCGCCGAGCGCCGCGCCCTCGGGGCCGGCGGCCAGGGCCCGCAGCAGGCCGCCCCGGGCGGCGCCTTCGGCCTCGGCGCGGGCAAGGGCCCGGCCGACTTCGAACTGCCCAAGGAGTTCAAGGACCTGCTCTGA